The following DNA comes from Gemmatimonadaceae bacterium.
CAAGTGGGCGCAGGACAAGGAGACCAAAATGGGGTTCTCCGAGAATGCGCCGTAGGGCGGGGTCTGAATTGAGGACTGCGGGTCCATGACTGGCGGATTCAGGGTTCGCTGTTGCGGGCACCTGTCGTCCGCAGTCAGAGTCTGCAGTGCGTCCGCAATCCGAAACAGGCCCTCGGTCCGCCGCCGTCCGCATGGGTCGCGGCTTCCTTGTGATATTGACAGGTTTGTCCTGCGAATTTCGAAAGGGGAACGACGCTTGATCGATGGCTTCGAAAAACGGTCACGCTGGATCGGCATGCTCGCTGCGAGCGCAGTTTGTTCATCCGGTTGCACGTCCATACAGCCCGCCCAGACGCAGGCGGTCGCCGCGCAGCCAGCTCCATCCACTGACCAGCCGATTTCCGCTCGACTTGCCCTGGCGACATTTGATAGCGTCTGGACGATAGTCCGGCGCACCTATGTCGACACCGCCTTTGTGGCCAACCGGTGGGGCCTGGTGCGCGACTCGATCCGACCCCTTGCCGCTGTGACGACATCGCGAAGCGGCCTCAGCGACGTTCTGGCAGCCACTCTCCGACCAATCAGCGACTCGCATTTCTACATCATCCCCGCCAGGGCGGCAGCCGCTGTCTCGGCTGACGGTGACGGTGAGGGAGGCGAGGGGACGACAGGCATGGCGGTGCGGATCGCCGGAGGGCACGTCGTGGTCTGGAGCGTCGTACCGGGAAGCCCGGCAGCGATCGCCGGCGTAGTAACCGGCCGGCGAGTGGATCAGATAGGCAACCGTGTCACCAGCACATCGCTTTCGCGGCTCGCGTCGCTCCCCGAGGTATCGCGCCAGCGCAGCACCTCGCAATTGCTGCAGCGACTGAACGGAGCGCTCTCGCCATCTGTTGGGGATACCATTCAAATCCGCCTTACGGGAGACAAGAGCATTCCAGCAGTCACGCGCACGCTGACGGGAGTGAAAGCCGACGGAACGATCTCGAAATTCGGTAATCTTCCGCCGATCGCCGGTCGCGTCCGCGCCACGCGTCGCAACGTTGGGCTCGCTGGCCAACCAAGCGGGGAATCAGCGGGACTGTCGACCGGGCAGTTGACGCGGCAATCGGCCGAGGAATCAGCCGGGCCATCATCCCGGCAACCACCTCGGCAGCCCTGCATTGGTACCATCGCGTTCAACATCTGGCTGCCCGCGCTCGCACCTGAACTCGAACGCGCAGTGAGCCAGATAGCCGACTGTACCGGGGTTATCATCGACCTCCGCGGCAACCCAGGCGGCGTCGGAGCCATGGTAATGGGCTTCGGCGGCTACTTCGTCGACTCCGCCCGATCGCTCGGCACCATGCGAACGCGAGATGTATCGCTGCAGTTCGTGATCAATCCACGGTTCGTTCAGGTTGGCGGAATGCAGCGGGGGCCCTACCAAGGTCCGGTCGCAATTCTCGTCGACCCGATGACTGCAAGCACGTCCGAGATATTTGCGACTGGCATGCAACGCCTCGGACGGAT
Coding sequences within:
- a CDS encoding S41 family peptidase; this translates as MIDGFEKRSRWIGMLAASAVCSSGCTSIQPAQTQAVAAQPAPSTDQPISARLALATFDSVWTIVRRTYVDTAFVANRWGLVRDSIRPLAAVTTSRSGLSDVLAATLRPISDSHFYIIPARAAAAVSADGDGEGGEGTTGMAVRIAGGHVVVWSVVPGSPAAIAGVVTGRRVDQIGNRVTSTSLSRLASLPEVSRQRSTSQLLQRLNGALSPSVGDTIQIRLTGDKSIPAVTRTLTGVKADGTISKFGNLPPIAGRVRATRRNVGLAGQPSGESAGLSTGQLTRQSAEESAGPSSRQPPRQPCIGTIAFNIWLPALAPELERAVSQIADCTGVIIDLRGNPGGVGAMVMGFGGYFVDSARSLGTMRTRDVSLQFVINPRFVQVGGMQRGPYQGPVAILVDPMTASTSEIFATGMQRLGRMRVFGERSAGAALPALMRELPSGDVFVHAVADFTDPDGRRIEGAGVVPDEIVLLSEKDLLKNVDAPLEAAARWIRMQGR